In the genome of Thunnus maccoyii chromosome 15, fThuMac1.1, whole genome shotgun sequence, one region contains:
- the myclb gene encoding protein L-Myc-1b has protein sequence MPGISSTAPRYENWDMDHLDHYQHYFYDDYDPDEDFFKSTAPSEDIWKKFELVPTPPMSPIRAVEGSGRVGLLCPSLGDKLEWVSQFLGQDDEQQQQQQELPYKLTTANDSFGNLSSIIIQDCMWSGFSAGQQLERVVGERCASCPGTGTAAKVAAGSTVPSPGRAQCAPADAPALSGLAADCVDPAAVLTFPLTGGCKKQVSSGSESHSDSSDDKEDKDDDEEEIDVVTVEHKQQRKPRRLVNTRKPVTITVRADPLDPGMKRFHISIHQQQHNYAAPSPDTLPQPAEPPRKRVRQEASTHAAHHPHQNSHYYQPRHGHAPLNLDSRKSHVTVAGVRSESPNLSASSPTSSTSPSSPPSSSSSSSSSSHSQSSPSKPHSFSHLSSPQSSDCEDTDKRKAHNFLERKRRNDLRSRFLSLRDEIPGLADCPKTPKVAILTRATEYLQQLHAGERQKAQERKQLKARQLQLLQRLAQLKRS, from the exons CCGCGCCTCGTTATGAAAACTGGGACATGGACCACCTCGACCACTACCAACATTATTTCTACGACGACTACGACCCGGACGAGGATTTCTTCAAGTCCACAGCGCCCAGTGAGGACATATGGAAGAAATTCGAGCTGGTACCGACCCCGCCCATGTCTCCTATCCGGGCTGTGGAAGGGTCGGGTAGGGTCGGGCTGCTGTGCCCGTCTCTCGGGGACAAACTGGAATGGGTGTCCCAGTTCTTGGGGCAGGAcgatgaacagcagcagcagcagcaggaactgCCCTACAAACTGACCACGGCTAATGACTCCTTCGGGAACCTGAGCTCCATCATCATCCAGGACTGCATGTGGAGCGGCTTCTCTGCCGGGCAGCAACTGGAGAGAGTAGTAGGGGAGCGCTGCGCCTCCTGTCCCGGGACGGGGACCGCTGCCAAAGTCGCAGCCGGATCCACTGTTCCATCTCCGGGAAGGGCGCAGTGTGCCCCCGCCGATGCGCCTGCCCTCAGCGGTCTGGCGGCGGACTGTGTCGACCCGGCTGCGGTGCTCACTTTCCCGCTAACCGGTGGCTGCAAGAAACAAGTGTCTTCTGGTTCAGAGTCCCACAGCGACTCATCAG ATgacaaagaagacaaagatgatgatgaagaggagattGATGTGGTGACTGTGGAGCACAAGCAGCAACGCAAACCTCGTCGACTGGTCAACACCCGTAAACCTGTGACCATAACTGTGCGAGCCGACCCCCTCGACCCCGGCATGAAGCGTTTCCACATCTCCATccaccaacagcagcacaacTACGCTGCACCTTCCCCGGACACTCTCCCCCAGCCAGCTGAGCCTCCCCGGAAGAGGGTTCGGCAGGAGGCCTCCACTCACGCGGCCCATCATCCGCACCAGAACTCTCATTACTACCAGCCGCGGCACGGCCACGCCCCCCTGAACTTGGACAGTAGAAAGTCTCATGTGACCGTGGCTGGAGTCAGGTCGGAGTCACCTAACCTCAGCGCCTCCTCTCCTACCTCCTCCACGTCGCCTtcatctcctccctcctcctcttcttcctcgtcCTCGTCCTCCCATTCCCAAAGCTCTCCCTCGAAGCCACACTCCTTCTCCCACCTCTCCAGCCCCCAGTCGTCCGACTGCGAGGACACAGACAAACGCAAGGCCCACAACTTCCTGGAACGCAAGCGACGGAACGACCTGCGCTCGCGTTTCCTGTCGCTGCGGGACGAGATCCCGGGTTTGGCGGACTGCCCCAAGACGCCGAAGGTGGCGATCCTGACACGAGCCACGGAgtacctgcagcagctgcacgCCGGCGAGCGGCAGAAGGCTCAAGAGAGGAAGCAGCTGAAAGCAaggcagctgcagctgctgcagaggcTGGCGCAGCTCAAACGATCCTGA